In one window of Verrucomicrobiota bacterium DNA:
- a CDS encoding cysteine desulfurase: MKTIYLDYNATTPLDPVVREAMLPFLGEVFGNPSSVHHVGRKARAILDDARDRTARVFQCKPSEIVFTSGGTESSNLAIFGVARLLKSKGRHIITSAIEHHAVLHPCEYLARKEGFALTTLPVSNEGIVSVDSLAKAIRPDTILVSIMAANNEIGTIQPVAELGALCRERGVLFHTDAVQWFGKEPFASIHQFNADLVSICGHKFHGPKGAGALFVRSPLLPDPILFGGSHENERRAGTENLAAIIGFFEALERFVPQPVFAREILSPLSNRLISLLDQIGGVRFVGSRQHRLTNTVSFVVEGSDSIALLAGLDIEGICASSGSACSAGSLEPSHVISALGVDRKIANSLVRFSLGRETTPADIEFVESVLPSVIQRAQRYQ, from the coding sequence AACCATCTACCTCGACTACAACGCGACCACCCCGCTCGACCCGGTGGTGCGCGAGGCGATGCTGCCGTTCCTCGGCGAAGTCTTCGGCAACCCGTCCAGCGTTCATCATGTCGGGCGAAAGGCACGGGCGATTCTCGACGACGCGCGTGATCGCACAGCGCGCGTCTTCCAATGCAAGCCGAGTGAGATCGTTTTCACCAGTGGCGGCACGGAAAGCAGCAACCTGGCAATCTTTGGCGTCGCGCGCCTGCTGAAGTCGAAAGGACGTCATATCATCACCTCGGCCATCGAGCATCATGCGGTGTTGCATCCCTGCGAATACCTTGCCAGGAAGGAAGGTTTTGCGCTGACGACCCTTCCCGTTTCAAACGAGGGAATCGTTTCAGTCGATTCTCTCGCCAAGGCAATCCGCCCCGATACGATCCTGGTTTCGATCATGGCGGCGAACAACGAAATCGGAACAATTCAACCAGTTGCTGAACTCGGCGCATTGTGCCGCGAACGCGGCGTTCTCTTCCACACCGACGCTGTGCAATGGTTCGGGAAGGAACCATTCGCCAGCATTCATCAGTTCAACGCCGATCTCGTTTCAATTTGTGGTCACAAATTCCACGGCCCAAAGGGCGCTGGTGCCCTTTTCGTCCGCTCACCCTTGCTGCCCGACCCGATCCTGTTTGGCGGCAGCCATGAAAATGAACGCCGCGCGGGCACGGAAAATCTTGCCGCTATCATTGGGTTTTTTGAAGCTTTGGAGCGGTTTGTTCCGCAACCTGTTTTTGCCAGAGAAATCCTCTCGCCGCTCTCGAATCGTTTGATTTCACTCCTAGACCAGATCGGCGGTGTTCGATTCGTCGGCTCGCGTCAGCACCGCCTGACCAACACCGTCTCGTTTGTCGTGGAAGGTTCGGACAGCATCGCATTGCTCGCCGGGCTGGACATCGAAGGCATTTGTGCGTCCAGCGGCTCAGCTTGTTCCGCCGGCTCGCTCGAACCTTCTCATGTGATCTCTGCTTTGGGTGTGGACAGAAAAATCGCCAACTCACTGGTTCGTTTTTCGTTGGGCCGCGAAACGACGCCTGCCGACATTGAATTTGTGGAATCGGTTTTGCCGTCGGTCATCCAAAGAGCACAACGTTACCAATAA
- the dnaN gene encoding DNA polymerase III subunit beta — MNLTIAKEQIINGLQAVQNIVSTRTTLPILSNVLLRAEKDRLELTATDLDVTVSCGVEATVKKVGATTVPVKKLFGIVRELNNPELEIEVDDKHSCSLRSGASFYKINGLSADEFPPLPKLKEERKVVLPQEKVRSMMKKTSFAISTDESRYVLNGIFLSLKEHKLTMVATDGRRLALVDEEVDVSDKSQGEFIVPAKAVNELNRLLQDKGEVEVRYNENQAAFTLKDEKGFSILVATKLIEGNYPNYRQVIPAEAKERVALSREEFLHALRRAEIMTSDKSNSVKLAFAKNNLAITANSPEVGEARESLAINYKGKEMSIAFNPKYLIDALNALPNDEVFIELIDELSPGVLKINGPFLYVVMPMRLS, encoded by the coding sequence ATGAATCTAACAATCGCGAAAGAGCAAATCATCAACGGGCTGCAAGCCGTTCAAAACATCGTCAGCACCCGCACCACGCTGCCCATTCTCTCCAATGTCCTGCTGCGCGCTGAGAAAGACCGGCTGGAGTTGACCGCAACGGATCTGGACGTCACAGTTTCCTGCGGCGTCGAAGCGACTGTGAAAAAAGTAGGAGCGACCACGGTGCCGGTCAAAAAGCTCTTTGGAATTGTGCGTGAATTGAACAATCCAGAACTGGAAATCGAAGTCGATGACAAACACTCCTGTTCACTACGTTCCGGTGCTTCATTCTACAAAATCAATGGCTTGAGCGCGGATGAGTTTCCACCGCTGCCAAAGCTCAAAGAGGAACGCAAGGTGGTGCTGCCGCAGGAAAAGGTCCGGAGCATGATGAAAAAGACTTCCTTCGCCATCTCGACGGATGAATCGCGCTACGTGTTGAATGGAATTTTTCTGAGCTTGAAGGAGCATAAGCTGACCATGGTGGCGACGGATGGCCGGCGACTCGCGTTGGTGGATGAAGAAGTGGACGTGTCGGACAAGAGCCAGGGCGAATTCATTGTGCCGGCGAAGGCCGTGAATGAGTTGAACCGTCTGTTGCAGGACAAAGGCGAGGTCGAGGTCCGCTACAACGAGAACCAGGCCGCGTTCACGTTGAAGGATGAGAAAGGGTTCAGCATCCTGGTGGCGACCAAGTTGATCGAGGGAAATTATCCGAACTATCGCCAGGTCATCCCCGCGGAAGCCAAGGAGCGCGTGGCCCTGTCGCGCGAAGAATTTCTCCACGCGTTGAGACGCGCCGAAATCATGACGAGCGACAAATCAAATTCGGTAAAGCTGGCGTTCGCCAAGAATAATCTCGCGATCACCGCCAACTCACCGGAAGTGGGCGAAGCGCGCGAAAGCTTGGCGATCAATTACAAAGGCAAGGAGATGTCCATCGCTTTCAACCCGAAATACTTGATCGATGCGTTGAATGCGCTGC